A genome region from Phoenix dactylifera cultivar Barhee BC4 chromosome 18, palm_55x_up_171113_PBpolish2nd_filt_p, whole genome shotgun sequence includes the following:
- the LOC103699907 gene encoding uncharacterized protein LOC103699907 — translation MGFSSKLVAGDSLDLSQNGGLEIPKPERQKTVTLRCPRCESTNTKFCYYNNYSKSQPRHFCRACRRYWTDGGTLRNVPVGGGRKNKRLKTAHNTSTSMDDNGIAQHQRQQQQMPLPPFDGGDGRSSIFPGILRQVLLRPPLPLAYSIDGSGLFPLPPIFLPEFSTVEADLWSPSDNVINTLSSISSSPCSPPYNGTRLDPVAGEDGLAAWKAPTPSPASYLTCWDDMSGLVNAQGAA, via the exons ATGGGATTCAGCTCTAAGTTGGTCGCTGGTGATAGCCTCGACCTGTCGCAG AATGGAGGATTGGAGATTCCGAAACCAGAAAGGCAGAAGACGGTGACGCTGAGGTGCCCGAGGTGCGAGTCCACCAATACCAAGTTCTGCTACTACAACAATTACAGCAAGTCGCAGCCGCGGCACTTCTGCCGGGCTTGCCGTAGGTACTGGACCGACGGCGGCACCCTCCGCAACGTCCCGGTCGGCGGCGGCCGCAAGAACAAACGTCTCAAGACCGCACACAACACATCGACCTCAATGGATGACAACGGTATAGCTCAACATCAGCGGCAACAGCAGCAAATGCCACTACCACCCTTCGATGGTGGGGACGGTCGTAGCAGCATTTTCCCGGGAATTCTACGCCAGGTGCTACTCCGGCCGCCGCTGCCGCTGGCTTACTCCATTGATGGCAGCGGCCTCTTCCCCCTGCCACCAATATTCCTGCCTGAATTCAGCACTGTAGAAGCAGACCTTTGGAGCCCTTCCGACAATGTTATCAATACTTTGTCTTccatctcttcctctccctgcTCGCCCCCCTACAACGGCACGAGATTGGATCCCGTTGCTGGTGAAGATGGCCTCGCCGCATGGAAGGCGCCGACACCATCGCCGGCAAGCTATTTGACTTGTTGGGACGACATGTCTGGCCTCGTCAATGCCCAGGGGGCGGCATGA